A stretch of the Thermofilum adornatum genome encodes the following:
- a CDS encoding nucleotidyltransferase domain-containing protein yields MENYIEALIERAKILKNWRPYTEKIAEAAKRVLPDAEVYVFGSVVRGEAVGGSDVDLLIRSDMIPKSNIERAELKLKIEELAGLPPFHPFEIHLANSEEMSFYSRIKELTKIG; encoded by the coding sequence ATCGAGAACTACATTGAGGCACTAATCGAGAGAGCAAAAATACTCAAAAACTGGAGACCATACACAGAAAAAATAGCAGAGGCCGCAAAAAGAGTCCTCCCAGACGCAGAGGTCTACGTGTTCGGTAGCGTCGTAAGGGGCGAAGCAGTTGGCGGGAGCGACGTAGACCTACTCATAAGGTCAGACATGATCCCAAAAAGCAACATCGAGAGAGCAGAGCTAAAGCTGAAAATAGAGGAGCTAGCTGGTCTACCTCCCTTTCACCCATTCGAAATACATCTAGCCAACAGCGAGGAGATGAGTTTCTACTCGAGAATAAAAGAGTTAACAAAAATAGGATAG
- a CDS encoding peroxiredoxin encodes MSEIRMPLLGEKAPEFTAKTTHGVIHFPDDFKGKWVVLFSHPADFTPVCTTEFVAFQKRFEEFEKLNVQLVGLSIDQVFSHIKWVEWIREKLGVEIKFPIIADDTGEIAKKYGMIHPGKGTNTVRAVFVIDPNGIVRAVLYYPQEIGRNMDEILRLVKALQTSDKYGVALPANWPNNELIDGKAIIPPASDEKTAKERLEKAKKKEIECFDWWFCYKSI; translated from the coding sequence ATGAGCGAAATTAGAATGCCATTGTTGGGTGAAAAAGCGCCAGAATTCACAGCTAAGACGACTCACGGCGTTATCCACTTCCCAGACGACTTTAAAGGGAAATGGGTTGTACTATTTAGCCATCCAGCTGACTTCACGCCTGTATGCACGACTGAGTTTGTGGCTTTCCAGAAAAGGTTCGAGGAATTCGAGAAGCTCAACGTCCAGCTGGTAGGTCTAAGCATTGACCAGGTCTTCAGCCACATTAAGTGGGTTGAATGGATAAGGGAGAAGCTTGGAGTTGAGATAAAGTTCCCAATCATTGCGGACGACACCGGGGAGATAGCTAAAAAATATGGAATGATTCACCCTGGAAAGGGCACCAACACTGTTAGGGCCGTCTTCGTTATCGACCCCAACGGGATAGTGAGGGCTGTACTGTACTACCCGCAGGAGATTGGAAGGAACATGGACGAGATCCTGAGGCTTGTCAAGGCGTTGCAGACCTCTGACAAGTATGGCGTGGCTCTGCCTGCTAACTGGCCGAACAACGAGCTGATTGACGGCAAGGCAATTATTCCGCCTGCAAGCGACGAGAAGACTGCGAAGGAGCGCCTAGAGAAGGCAAAGAAGAAGGAGATCGAGTGCTTTGACTGGTGGTTCTGCTACAAGTCCATCTAA
- a CDS encoding HEPN domain-containing protein, protein MEDAYIATRYLPREYSKEEAQEAIKLAHEVLKYRELH, encoded by the coding sequence TTGGAAGATGCTTACATAGCTACAAGGTATCTCCCAAGAGAATACAGCAAAGAAGAAGCACAAGAAGCCATAAAACTAGCACACGAGGTGTTGAAGTATCGAGAACTACATTGA
- a CDS encoding zinc-binding alcohol dehydrogenase family protein, protein MKAGIVHENAEIFVEGSARRYPSLPLKEDPVEVTEVPMPAPKKGQVLIEIEACGVCYTDIDIIEGRIRCKLPLIPGHQIVGKVVESAGVDGLVGERVGVAWIGHTCGTCEYCRKGLENLCQSFKATGCDLDGGYAEYTVAYADYVYTLPRNVEAVRLAPLMCAGSVGFRAYRLLGMHDGARVGLFGFGSSAHIAIQVIRKLHPSTEIYVFTRSEHHRDLAKRLGADWAGPPSEDPPKKLNFALDFTPVGETIPRAMELIDRGGRLVINAIRKQTPVVLDYATHLWQEKEIKSVANVTREDVKSFINFYTTHGVDTHVQEYRLEKVNKALRDLKAAKTIGAPVLKIK, encoded by the coding sequence ATGAAGGCTGGCATTGTCCATGAAAACGCCGAGATATTTGTAGAGGGCTCAGCTAGGCGGTACCCATCGTTGCCCCTAAAGGAGGATCCAGTTGAGGTCACAGAGGTTCCTATGCCTGCCCCCAAAAAGGGTCAAGTCCTTATAGAGATCGAGGCCTGCGGCGTCTGCTATACAGACATAGACATCATAGAGGGCAGGATAAGGTGCAAGCTCCCACTCATACCTGGCCACCAGATCGTAGGCAAGGTAGTAGAATCGGCCGGCGTTGACGGGCTCGTAGGGGAAAGGGTTGGTGTAGCATGGATAGGCCACACGTGTGGAACCTGTGAGTATTGTAGGAAGGGCCTCGAGAACCTCTGCCAAAGCTTCAAGGCTACCGGCTGCGACCTCGACGGCGGGTACGCGGAGTATACCGTTGCCTACGCAGACTACGTATACACGTTGCCCCGAAACGTAGAGGCTGTAAGGCTAGCCCCACTCATGTGTGCAGGCTCCGTTGGCTTCAGGGCATATAGGCTCCTAGGCATGCATGACGGGGCACGCGTAGGGCTCTTCGGCTTCGGCTCCTCGGCACACATAGCTATACAGGTCATCAGGAAGCTCCACCCATCCACAGAAATCTACGTGTTCACCAGGAGCGAGCACCACAGAGACCTCGCCAAGAGGCTCGGCGCCGACTGGGCAGGGCCTCCAAGCGAGGACCCGCCGAAAAAGCTGAACTTCGCACTAGACTTCACGCCCGTCGGCGAAACAATCCCAAGGGCCATGGAGCTCATAGACAGGGGAGGCAGGCTCGTAATAAACGCAATAAGGAAGCAGACACCAGTCGTCCTAGACTACGCGACACACCTATGGCAAGAAAAAGAGATAAAAAGCGTCGCAAACGTAACAAGGGAAGACGTGAAGAGCTTCATAAACTTCTATACCACCCACGGGGTCGACACACACGTCCAAGAATACAGGCTAGAAAAAGTAAACAAGGCACTAAGAGACCTAAAAGCCGCAAAAACAATAGGGGCACCAGTCCTCAAAATAAAATAG
- a CDS encoding HEPN domain-containing protein, with protein MPHIDEVKILRKRAKAFRKTAETAYQDGEYDLTVYLHEQAIQLHLKSILLEELGDYPRTHSLTYLFQLLQKLRSSETYMMSTRTTSV; from the coding sequence TTGCCACACATAGACGAAGTAAAAATTCTTAGAAAAAGGGCAAAAGCCTTCCGGAAAACCGCTGAAACAGCTTACCAAGACGGAGAATACGACCTCACCGTTTACCTCCATGAACAAGCCATACAACTCCATCTAAAATCTATCCTCTTAGAAGAACTAGGAGACTACCCTAGAACCCACTCCTTAACATATCTATTCCAGCTACTCCAAAAATTGAGGAGCTCAGAAACCTATATGATGTCTACCAGAACAACAAGCGTCTAG